From one Alosa alosa isolate M-15738 ecotype Scorff River chromosome 5, AALO_Geno_1.1, whole genome shotgun sequence genomic stretch:
- the LOC125294467 gene encoding metal transporter CNNM4 isoform X3, which yields MATEWSGQGYILTVIVFLWTGFGECSGTAVAEVNERRIFGMRLLHSDKEATVTDQGIIQVVEDSHILLRLYGLQINNDTWADIKFTEHGDDDDDNGDFNRTCAHFTKDIVIWTNMTANVKGTAAVLSLKIKQLRKNEPHKEYGLCVRQEQDGKWYLLGKPDGWLQVVEEKASLLPLWFQIILICFLLVLSGMFSGLNLGLMALDPMELRIVQSCGTDKERKYARKIEPIRRKGNYLLCSLLLGNVLVNTTLTILLDDLIGSGFGAVIASTSGIVVFGEIVPQALCSRHGLAVGANTIMVTKLFMLLTFPLSFPISKLLDCVLGQEIGTVYNREKLVEMLKVTEPYNDLVKEELNMIQGALELRTKTVEDVMTPVNNCFMISSDAVLDFNTMSEIMESGYTRIPVFDDERSNIVDILFVKDLAFVDPDDCTTLKTITKFYNHPVHFVFHDTKLDSMLEEFKKGKSHLAIVQKVNSEGEGDPFYEVLGLVTLEDVIEEIIKSEILDESDQYTDNRTRKKVDPNNKNKRDFSAFKHESESKVKVSPQLLLAAHRFLATEVGLFSPDQISEKVLLRILKHPDVIQEIKFNENDKRSPQHYIYQRGKAVDYFILILQGRVEVEAGNENMMFETGPFSFYGVMALVVPPRPRFFSKGALFSWLPAFRSPSHTGGLNHSGSISLSERPENLAFSGSNSQLNSPANPQYVPDFCVRALTDLQYAKITRSQYQNGLMASRLDSSPQSPESSHVGLESAQTEAQEAAADETTSLLNDQNLLPTHQTNHNSHTDSNV from the exons ATGGCGACAGAATGGAGTGGGCAGGGGTATATTCTCACTGTTATAGTTTTCTTATGGACTGGATTTGGTGAATGTTCGGGGACAGCGGTTGCCGAGGTCAATGAGAGACGAATCTTTGGCATGCGGCTGCTACACAGCGACAAGGAGGCGACGGTCACAGACCAGGGGATCATCCAGGTAGTCGAGGACTCTCACATCCTTCTCAGACTCTACGGACTACAGATCAATAATGACACCTGGGCAGATATTAAGTTTACGGAACACGGCGACGACGATGATGACAATGGTGACTTTAACAGGACTTGTGCACATTTTACCAAAGATATTGTCATTTGGACTAACATGACCGCAAATGTCAAGGGTACAGCCGCGGTACTGAGCCTAAAAATTAAACAGCTTCGGAAAAACGAGCCACACAAGGAATATGGTTTGTGTGTCAGACAAGAACAAGATGGTAAGTGGTACCTGTTGGGAAAGCCTGACGGTTGGTTACAGGTGGTCGAGGAGAAAGCGAGTTTACTTCCCTTGTGGTTTCAGATTATACTCATATGCTTCCTCTTGGTTCTGTCTGGCATGTTCAGTGGGCTGAATCTTGGGCTTATGGCTTTGGATCCAATGGAACTCAGAATCGTTCAAAGTTGTGGTACCGACAAAGAGAGGAAATATGCGCGTAAAATAGAGCCCATACGAAGGAAAGGAAACTACTTATTATGCTCACTTCTTCTCGGAAATGTGTTAGTCAACACCACGCTAACCATCCTGCTTGATGACCTCATAGGGTCAGGTTTTGGTGCTGTGATTGCCTCCACGAGTGGTATCGTGGTGTTCGGCGAGATTGTGCCCCAGGCACTGTGCTCTCGTCACGGTCTGGCTGTCGGCGCCAATACCATCATGGTCACCAAATTATTCATGTTACTCACATTCCCGCTTTCGTTTCCCATCAGCAAATTACTGGACTGTGTGCTAGGTCAGGAGATTGGCACAGTCTACAATCGGGAGAAGTTGGTGGAGATGCTGAAAGTGACAGAGCCATACAACGACCTCGTGAAAGAGGAGCTTAACATGATCCAGGGTGCTTTGGAGCTTCGGACTAAGACCGTGGAAGATGTGATGACCCCTGTAAATAACTGCTTCATgatcagcagtgatgctgtgctTGACTTCAACACCATGTCAGAGATCATGGAGAGTGGCTACACGCGCATCCCAGTGTTCGACGACGAACGTTCTAATATCGTGGACATCCTCTTCGTCAAGGACTTGGCCTTCGTGGACCCCGATGACTGCACAACCCTCAAAACCATCACCAAGTTCTACAACCATCCGGTCCACTTCGTGTTCCACGATACCAAGTTGGATTCCATGTTGGAAGAGTTCAAAAAAG GTAAATCTCACCTGGCCATCGTCCAGAAGGTCAACAGCGAGGGTGAGGGAGATCCCTTCTATGAGGTGCTGGGTCTCGTCACTCTGGAAGATGTCATTGAGGAGATCATCAAGTCTGAGATCCTTGACGAGTCCGACCAATACA CTGACAACCGCACCAGGAAAAAAGTGGACCCCAACAACAAGAATAAGAGGGACTTCTCCGCCTTCAAGCACGAGAGCGAGTCCAAGGTGAAGGTCTCGCCCCAGCTGCTGCTGGCTGCGCACCGCTTCCTGGCCACAG AGGTGGGCCTATTCAGCCCAGACCAGATCTCGGAGAAGGTTCTTCTGAGAATCCTCAAGCACCCAGACGTGATCCAGGAGATCAAGTTCAACGAGAATGACAAGCGCTCGCCACAGCACTACATCTACCAGAGGGGCAAAGCTGTCGACTACTTCATCCTCATCTTGCAG GGTCGTGTTGAAGTGGAAGCAGGAAATGAGAACATGATGTTTGAGACTGGACCCTTCTCTTTCTACGGAGTCATGGCTTTGG TGGTCCCCCCTCGTCCTCGTTTCTTCTCTAAGGGTGCTCTGTTCTCTTGGTTGCCAG CCTTCCGCTCTCCATCTCACACGGGTGGCCTGAACCACTCGGGCTCCATCAGCCTGTCCGAGCGCCCCGAAAACCTAGCCTTCAGCGGTAGCAACAGCCAGCTCAACAGCCCTGCCAACCCGCAGTATGTCCCTGACTTCTGTGTCAGGGCTCTCACAGACCTGCAGTACGCCAAG ATCACACGCTCCCAGTACCAGAATGGGCTGATGGCGTCCCGACTGGACAGCTCTCCGCAGTCTCCAGAGAGTAGCCACGTCGGGCTGGAGTCAGCCCAGACCGAGGCGCAGGAGGCGGCGGCCGACGAGACCACCTCCCTCCTCAATGACCAGAACCTGCTGCCCACCCACCAGACCAACCACAactctcacacagacagcaatgtgtga
- the LOC125294467 gene encoding metal transporter CNNM4 isoform X1, with product MATEWSGQGYILTVIVFLWTGFGECSGTAVAEVNERRIFGMRLLHSDKEATVTDQGIIQVVEDSHILLRLYGLQINNDTWADIKFTEHGDDDDDNGDFNRTCAHFTKDIVIWTNMTANVKGTAAVLSLKIKQLRKNEPHKEYGLCVRQEQDGKWYLLGKPDGWLQVVEEKASLLPLWFQIILICFLLVLSGMFSGLNLGLMALDPMELRIVQSCGTDKERKYARKIEPIRRKGNYLLCSLLLGNVLVNTTLTILLDDLIGSGFGAVIASTSGIVVFGEIVPQALCSRHGLAVGANTIMVTKLFMLLTFPLSFPISKLLDCVLGQEIGTVYNREKLVEMLKVTEPYNDLVKEELNMIQGALELRTKTVEDVMTPVNNCFMISSDAVLDFNTMSEIMESGYTRIPVFDDERSNIVDILFVKDLAFVDPDDCTTLKTITKFYNHPVHFVFHDTKLDSMLEEFKKGKSHLAIVQKVNSEGEGDPFYEVLGLVTLEDVIEEIIKSEILDESDQYTDNRTRKKVDPNNKNKRDFSAFKHESESKVKVSPQLLLAAHRFLATEVGLFSPDQISEKVLLRILKHPDVIQEIKFNENDKRSPQHYIYQRGKAVDYFILILQGRVEVEAGNENMMFETGPFSFYGVMALGDQAPPSVVPPRPRFFSKGALFSWLPAFRSPSHTGGLNHSGSISLSERPENLAFSGSNSQLNSPANPQYVPDFCVRALTDLQYAKITRSQYQNGLMASRLDSSPQSPESSHVGLESAQTEAQEAAADETTSLLNDQNLLPTHQTNHNSHTDSNV from the exons ATGGCGACAGAATGGAGTGGGCAGGGGTATATTCTCACTGTTATAGTTTTCTTATGGACTGGATTTGGTGAATGTTCGGGGACAGCGGTTGCCGAGGTCAATGAGAGACGAATCTTTGGCATGCGGCTGCTACACAGCGACAAGGAGGCGACGGTCACAGACCAGGGGATCATCCAGGTAGTCGAGGACTCTCACATCCTTCTCAGACTCTACGGACTACAGATCAATAATGACACCTGGGCAGATATTAAGTTTACGGAACACGGCGACGACGATGATGACAATGGTGACTTTAACAGGACTTGTGCACATTTTACCAAAGATATTGTCATTTGGACTAACATGACCGCAAATGTCAAGGGTACAGCCGCGGTACTGAGCCTAAAAATTAAACAGCTTCGGAAAAACGAGCCACACAAGGAATATGGTTTGTGTGTCAGACAAGAACAAGATGGTAAGTGGTACCTGTTGGGAAAGCCTGACGGTTGGTTACAGGTGGTCGAGGAGAAAGCGAGTTTACTTCCCTTGTGGTTTCAGATTATACTCATATGCTTCCTCTTGGTTCTGTCTGGCATGTTCAGTGGGCTGAATCTTGGGCTTATGGCTTTGGATCCAATGGAACTCAGAATCGTTCAAAGTTGTGGTACCGACAAAGAGAGGAAATATGCGCGTAAAATAGAGCCCATACGAAGGAAAGGAAACTACTTATTATGCTCACTTCTTCTCGGAAATGTGTTAGTCAACACCACGCTAACCATCCTGCTTGATGACCTCATAGGGTCAGGTTTTGGTGCTGTGATTGCCTCCACGAGTGGTATCGTGGTGTTCGGCGAGATTGTGCCCCAGGCACTGTGCTCTCGTCACGGTCTGGCTGTCGGCGCCAATACCATCATGGTCACCAAATTATTCATGTTACTCACATTCCCGCTTTCGTTTCCCATCAGCAAATTACTGGACTGTGTGCTAGGTCAGGAGATTGGCACAGTCTACAATCGGGAGAAGTTGGTGGAGATGCTGAAAGTGACAGAGCCATACAACGACCTCGTGAAAGAGGAGCTTAACATGATCCAGGGTGCTTTGGAGCTTCGGACTAAGACCGTGGAAGATGTGATGACCCCTGTAAATAACTGCTTCATgatcagcagtgatgctgtgctTGACTTCAACACCATGTCAGAGATCATGGAGAGTGGCTACACGCGCATCCCAGTGTTCGACGACGAACGTTCTAATATCGTGGACATCCTCTTCGTCAAGGACTTGGCCTTCGTGGACCCCGATGACTGCACAACCCTCAAAACCATCACCAAGTTCTACAACCATCCGGTCCACTTCGTGTTCCACGATACCAAGTTGGATTCCATGTTGGAAGAGTTCAAAAAAG GTAAATCTCACCTGGCCATCGTCCAGAAGGTCAACAGCGAGGGTGAGGGAGATCCCTTCTATGAGGTGCTGGGTCTCGTCACTCTGGAAGATGTCATTGAGGAGATCATCAAGTCTGAGATCCTTGACGAGTCCGACCAATACA CTGACAACCGCACCAGGAAAAAAGTGGACCCCAACAACAAGAATAAGAGGGACTTCTCCGCCTTCAAGCACGAGAGCGAGTCCAAGGTGAAGGTCTCGCCCCAGCTGCTGCTGGCTGCGCACCGCTTCCTGGCCACAG AGGTGGGCCTATTCAGCCCAGACCAGATCTCGGAGAAGGTTCTTCTGAGAATCCTCAAGCACCCAGACGTGATCCAGGAGATCAAGTTCAACGAGAATGACAAGCGCTCGCCACAGCACTACATCTACCAGAGGGGCAAAGCTGTCGACTACTTCATCCTCATCTTGCAG GGTCGTGTTGAAGTGGAAGCAGGAAATGAGAACATGATGTTTGAGACTGGACCCTTCTCTTTCTACGGAGTCATGGCTTTGG GTGACCAAGCACCACCCTCAG TGGTCCCCCCTCGTCCTCGTTTCTTCTCTAAGGGTGCTCTGTTCTCTTGGTTGCCAG CCTTCCGCTCTCCATCTCACACGGGTGGCCTGAACCACTCGGGCTCCATCAGCCTGTCCGAGCGCCCCGAAAACCTAGCCTTCAGCGGTAGCAACAGCCAGCTCAACAGCCCTGCCAACCCGCAGTATGTCCCTGACTTCTGTGTCAGGGCTCTCACAGACCTGCAGTACGCCAAG ATCACACGCTCCCAGTACCAGAATGGGCTGATGGCGTCCCGACTGGACAGCTCTCCGCAGTCTCCAGAGAGTAGCCACGTCGGGCTGGAGTCAGCCCAGACCGAGGCGCAGGAGGCGGCGGCCGACGAGACCACCTCCCTCCTCAATGACCAGAACCTGCTGCCCACCCACCAGACCAACCACAactctcacacagacagcaatgtgtga
- the LOC125294467 gene encoding metal transporter CNNM4 isoform X4, producing the protein MATEWSGQGYILTVIVFLWTGFGECSGTAVAEVNERRIFGMRLLHSDKEATVTDQGIIQVVEDSHILLRLYGLQINNDTWADIKFTEHGDDDDDNGDFNRTCAHFTKDIVIWTNMTANVKGTAAVLSLKIKQLRKNEPHKEYGLCVRQEQDGKWYLLGKPDGWLQVVEEKASLLPLWFQIILICFLLVLSGMFSGLNLGLMALDPMELRIVQSCGTDKERKYARKIEPIRRKGNYLLCSLLLGNVLVNTTLTILLDDLIGSGFGAVIASTSGIVVFGEIVPQALCSRHGLAVGANTIMVTKLFMLLTFPLSFPISKLLDCVLGQEIGTVYNREKLVEMLKVTEPYNDLVKEELNMIQGALELRTKTVEDVMTPVNNCFMISSDAVLDFNTMSEIMESGYTRIPVFDDERSNIVDILFVKDLAFVDPDDCTTLKTITKFYNHPVHFVFHDTKLDSMLEEFKKGKSHLAIVQKVNSEGEGDPFYEVLGLVTLEDVIEEIIKSEILDESDQYTDNRTRKKVDPNNKNKRDFSAFKHESESKVKVSPQLLLAAHRFLATEVGLFSPDQISEKVLLRILKHPDVIQEIKFNENDKRSPQHYIYQRGKAVDYFILILQGRVEVEAGNENMMFETGPFSFYGVMALGDQAPPSAFRSPSHTGGLNHSGSISLSERPENLAFSGSNSQLNSPANPQYVPDFCVRALTDLQYAKITRSQYQNGLMASRLDSSPQSPESSHVGLESAQTEAQEAAADETTSLLNDQNLLPTHQTNHNSHTDSNV; encoded by the exons ATGGCGACAGAATGGAGTGGGCAGGGGTATATTCTCACTGTTATAGTTTTCTTATGGACTGGATTTGGTGAATGTTCGGGGACAGCGGTTGCCGAGGTCAATGAGAGACGAATCTTTGGCATGCGGCTGCTACACAGCGACAAGGAGGCGACGGTCACAGACCAGGGGATCATCCAGGTAGTCGAGGACTCTCACATCCTTCTCAGACTCTACGGACTACAGATCAATAATGACACCTGGGCAGATATTAAGTTTACGGAACACGGCGACGACGATGATGACAATGGTGACTTTAACAGGACTTGTGCACATTTTACCAAAGATATTGTCATTTGGACTAACATGACCGCAAATGTCAAGGGTACAGCCGCGGTACTGAGCCTAAAAATTAAACAGCTTCGGAAAAACGAGCCACACAAGGAATATGGTTTGTGTGTCAGACAAGAACAAGATGGTAAGTGGTACCTGTTGGGAAAGCCTGACGGTTGGTTACAGGTGGTCGAGGAGAAAGCGAGTTTACTTCCCTTGTGGTTTCAGATTATACTCATATGCTTCCTCTTGGTTCTGTCTGGCATGTTCAGTGGGCTGAATCTTGGGCTTATGGCTTTGGATCCAATGGAACTCAGAATCGTTCAAAGTTGTGGTACCGACAAAGAGAGGAAATATGCGCGTAAAATAGAGCCCATACGAAGGAAAGGAAACTACTTATTATGCTCACTTCTTCTCGGAAATGTGTTAGTCAACACCACGCTAACCATCCTGCTTGATGACCTCATAGGGTCAGGTTTTGGTGCTGTGATTGCCTCCACGAGTGGTATCGTGGTGTTCGGCGAGATTGTGCCCCAGGCACTGTGCTCTCGTCACGGTCTGGCTGTCGGCGCCAATACCATCATGGTCACCAAATTATTCATGTTACTCACATTCCCGCTTTCGTTTCCCATCAGCAAATTACTGGACTGTGTGCTAGGTCAGGAGATTGGCACAGTCTACAATCGGGAGAAGTTGGTGGAGATGCTGAAAGTGACAGAGCCATACAACGACCTCGTGAAAGAGGAGCTTAACATGATCCAGGGTGCTTTGGAGCTTCGGACTAAGACCGTGGAAGATGTGATGACCCCTGTAAATAACTGCTTCATgatcagcagtgatgctgtgctTGACTTCAACACCATGTCAGAGATCATGGAGAGTGGCTACACGCGCATCCCAGTGTTCGACGACGAACGTTCTAATATCGTGGACATCCTCTTCGTCAAGGACTTGGCCTTCGTGGACCCCGATGACTGCACAACCCTCAAAACCATCACCAAGTTCTACAACCATCCGGTCCACTTCGTGTTCCACGATACCAAGTTGGATTCCATGTTGGAAGAGTTCAAAAAAG GTAAATCTCACCTGGCCATCGTCCAGAAGGTCAACAGCGAGGGTGAGGGAGATCCCTTCTATGAGGTGCTGGGTCTCGTCACTCTGGAAGATGTCATTGAGGAGATCATCAAGTCTGAGATCCTTGACGAGTCCGACCAATACA CTGACAACCGCACCAGGAAAAAAGTGGACCCCAACAACAAGAATAAGAGGGACTTCTCCGCCTTCAAGCACGAGAGCGAGTCCAAGGTGAAGGTCTCGCCCCAGCTGCTGCTGGCTGCGCACCGCTTCCTGGCCACAG AGGTGGGCCTATTCAGCCCAGACCAGATCTCGGAGAAGGTTCTTCTGAGAATCCTCAAGCACCCAGACGTGATCCAGGAGATCAAGTTCAACGAGAATGACAAGCGCTCGCCACAGCACTACATCTACCAGAGGGGCAAAGCTGTCGACTACTTCATCCTCATCTTGCAG GGTCGTGTTGAAGTGGAAGCAGGAAATGAGAACATGATGTTTGAGACTGGACCCTTCTCTTTCTACGGAGTCATGGCTTTGG GTGACCAAGCACCACCCTCAG CCTTCCGCTCTCCATCTCACACGGGTGGCCTGAACCACTCGGGCTCCATCAGCCTGTCCGAGCGCCCCGAAAACCTAGCCTTCAGCGGTAGCAACAGCCAGCTCAACAGCCCTGCCAACCCGCAGTATGTCCCTGACTTCTGTGTCAGGGCTCTCACAGACCTGCAGTACGCCAAG ATCACACGCTCCCAGTACCAGAATGGGCTGATGGCGTCCCGACTGGACAGCTCTCCGCAGTCTCCAGAGAGTAGCCACGTCGGGCTGGAGTCAGCCCAGACCGAGGCGCAGGAGGCGGCGGCCGACGAGACCACCTCCCTCCTCAATGACCAGAACCTGCTGCCCACCCACCAGACCAACCACAactctcacacagacagcaatgtgtga
- the LOC125294467 gene encoding metal transporter CNNM4 isoform X5 produces the protein MATEWSGQGYILTVIVFLWTGFGECSGTAVAEVNERRIFGMRLLHSDKEATVTDQGIIQVVEDSHILLRLYGLQINNDTWADIKFTEHGDDDDDNGDFNRTCAHFTKDIVIWTNMTANVKGTAAVLSLKIKQLRKNEPHKEYGLCVRQEQDGKWYLLGKPDGWLQVVEEKASLLPLWFQIILICFLLVLSGMFSGLNLGLMALDPMELRIVQSCGTDKERKYARKIEPIRRKGNYLLCSLLLGNVLVNTTLTILLDDLIGSGFGAVIASTSGIVVFGEIVPQALCSRHGLAVGANTIMVTKLFMLLTFPLSFPISKLLDCVLGQEIGTVYNREKLVEMLKVTEPYNDLVKEELNMIQGALELRTKTVEDVMTPVNNCFMISSDAVLDFNTMSEIMESGYTRIPVFDDERSNIVDILFVKDLAFVDPDDCTTLKTITKFYNHPVHFVFHDTKLDSMLEEFKKGKSHLAIVQKVNSEGEGDPFYEVLGLVTLEDVIEEIIKSEILDESDQYTDNRTRKKVDPNNKNKRDFSAFKHESESKVKVSPQLLLAAHRFLATEVGLFSPDQISEKVLLRILKHPDVIQEIKFNENDKRSPQHYIYQRGKAVDYFILILQGRVEVEAGNENMMFETGPFSFYGVMALAFRSPSHTGGLNHSGSISLSERPENLAFSGSNSQLNSPANPQYVPDFCVRALTDLQYAKITRSQYQNGLMASRLDSSPQSPESSHVGLESAQTEAQEAAADETTSLLNDQNLLPTHQTNHNSHTDSNV, from the exons ATGGCGACAGAATGGAGTGGGCAGGGGTATATTCTCACTGTTATAGTTTTCTTATGGACTGGATTTGGTGAATGTTCGGGGACAGCGGTTGCCGAGGTCAATGAGAGACGAATCTTTGGCATGCGGCTGCTACACAGCGACAAGGAGGCGACGGTCACAGACCAGGGGATCATCCAGGTAGTCGAGGACTCTCACATCCTTCTCAGACTCTACGGACTACAGATCAATAATGACACCTGGGCAGATATTAAGTTTACGGAACACGGCGACGACGATGATGACAATGGTGACTTTAACAGGACTTGTGCACATTTTACCAAAGATATTGTCATTTGGACTAACATGACCGCAAATGTCAAGGGTACAGCCGCGGTACTGAGCCTAAAAATTAAACAGCTTCGGAAAAACGAGCCACACAAGGAATATGGTTTGTGTGTCAGACAAGAACAAGATGGTAAGTGGTACCTGTTGGGAAAGCCTGACGGTTGGTTACAGGTGGTCGAGGAGAAAGCGAGTTTACTTCCCTTGTGGTTTCAGATTATACTCATATGCTTCCTCTTGGTTCTGTCTGGCATGTTCAGTGGGCTGAATCTTGGGCTTATGGCTTTGGATCCAATGGAACTCAGAATCGTTCAAAGTTGTGGTACCGACAAAGAGAGGAAATATGCGCGTAAAATAGAGCCCATACGAAGGAAAGGAAACTACTTATTATGCTCACTTCTTCTCGGAAATGTGTTAGTCAACACCACGCTAACCATCCTGCTTGATGACCTCATAGGGTCAGGTTTTGGTGCTGTGATTGCCTCCACGAGTGGTATCGTGGTGTTCGGCGAGATTGTGCCCCAGGCACTGTGCTCTCGTCACGGTCTGGCTGTCGGCGCCAATACCATCATGGTCACCAAATTATTCATGTTACTCACATTCCCGCTTTCGTTTCCCATCAGCAAATTACTGGACTGTGTGCTAGGTCAGGAGATTGGCACAGTCTACAATCGGGAGAAGTTGGTGGAGATGCTGAAAGTGACAGAGCCATACAACGACCTCGTGAAAGAGGAGCTTAACATGATCCAGGGTGCTTTGGAGCTTCGGACTAAGACCGTGGAAGATGTGATGACCCCTGTAAATAACTGCTTCATgatcagcagtgatgctgtgctTGACTTCAACACCATGTCAGAGATCATGGAGAGTGGCTACACGCGCATCCCAGTGTTCGACGACGAACGTTCTAATATCGTGGACATCCTCTTCGTCAAGGACTTGGCCTTCGTGGACCCCGATGACTGCACAACCCTCAAAACCATCACCAAGTTCTACAACCATCCGGTCCACTTCGTGTTCCACGATACCAAGTTGGATTCCATGTTGGAAGAGTTCAAAAAAG GTAAATCTCACCTGGCCATCGTCCAGAAGGTCAACAGCGAGGGTGAGGGAGATCCCTTCTATGAGGTGCTGGGTCTCGTCACTCTGGAAGATGTCATTGAGGAGATCATCAAGTCTGAGATCCTTGACGAGTCCGACCAATACA CTGACAACCGCACCAGGAAAAAAGTGGACCCCAACAACAAGAATAAGAGGGACTTCTCCGCCTTCAAGCACGAGAGCGAGTCCAAGGTGAAGGTCTCGCCCCAGCTGCTGCTGGCTGCGCACCGCTTCCTGGCCACAG AGGTGGGCCTATTCAGCCCAGACCAGATCTCGGAGAAGGTTCTTCTGAGAATCCTCAAGCACCCAGACGTGATCCAGGAGATCAAGTTCAACGAGAATGACAAGCGCTCGCCACAGCACTACATCTACCAGAGGGGCAAAGCTGTCGACTACTTCATCCTCATCTTGCAG GGTCGTGTTGAAGTGGAAGCAGGAAATGAGAACATGATGTTTGAGACTGGACCCTTCTCTTTCTACGGAGTCATGGCTTTGG CCTTCCGCTCTCCATCTCACACGGGTGGCCTGAACCACTCGGGCTCCATCAGCCTGTCCGAGCGCCCCGAAAACCTAGCCTTCAGCGGTAGCAACAGCCAGCTCAACAGCCCTGCCAACCCGCAGTATGTCCCTGACTTCTGTGTCAGGGCTCTCACAGACCTGCAGTACGCCAAG ATCACACGCTCCCAGTACCAGAATGGGCTGATGGCGTCCCGACTGGACAGCTCTCCGCAGTCTCCAGAGAGTAGCCACGTCGGGCTGGAGTCAGCCCAGACCGAGGCGCAGGAGGCGGCGGCCGACGAGACCACCTCCCTCCTCAATGACCAGAACCTGCTGCCCACCCACCAGACCAACCACAactctcacacagacagcaatgtgtga